One Oxobacter pfennigii DNA window includes the following coding sequences:
- a CDS encoding immunoglobulin-like domain-containing protein — translation MKLKLKKMLSMFLVLCLVMALVPASITTAMAAENDVCEIDGISYGTLGEALAARTAVTTPTTITLLDDIEYSVAIAVDGKDITFELNGHTLNVNAAGTALEVTNGANVALTGTGEFNVTGTAYGVKAADGATAVVTNATAEGGTGAYAEAGGEITVNGDAEGYAMGAYSNGADSTVFILGDAIATGIGNSGVKAAAGGSITIGKDVEGISYGTYAEGTGSVITVTGNVKASGASGTGAYAEDGGKITIDGTVTANNYIMVDNISKNQEDCEATSNNPGYLTYTGGTSTVWVKEIISRFITDIDIAAPPKLIYTEGETLDLSDLIVTLTYSDGSTMNVAYEDFVYMGITASPDHEAPLSAATHHNQPVAVTYGTYAAYTDNLTVTAASSGNICQVVGGSSYTSLAAALAEVPDNTPTTIILLEDIDHLIADNNGLVISEKELILDLNENTLNISNTLGPGLVIQNTSDVNVTGQGLLTIASKGPGLSVSQCAFTTSADTAVNICSDDDVGVSANGSTVMLNGNVTGDTAGIYADSDNTITVSGTVTSTTAGTFFNHAVWLQNTGNTVNVGNAVVSSGQGAGIFISQNGGGDVTVGSETAPGQVTGQSDGIWTQTVTEPSTVTVYGDVQGVLRGLFVTDDCDIKIYGDVSSTSPNADSYGVYGFYNSSNDTGGILVEGDVQGVNGIFVHGGQVEASVGGNVTASGSSIDDNTGAYASYAKLYISGSVTAAGCTGVCSFENSEITVDGTVSAANYVRIKYEDKAAGDNDTSSTNPGYLQYSSGDAFAWIKDNLPPTGAAVWSYRSPLPAPNIMENAIFINGKYMAVGYSGTLITSPDGITWQKVDVGTDTDRLTDIAYGNGKYVIAATAGDYVARIYTSEDGLSWNETAAVPHHWLYGVTYGDDGFVAVGKAGKILRSDDGENWDVITVNPMRFTLLSVVYADGKYVAAGMGSQSNYPKGGIMTSDDGETWTETHTHSAYTLWDITNGRGTFVAVGGASSGSYYICTSPDGVTWTQRSSFGSSYAQLLSVNYDSGIGRFIAVGSTNSGGSSGSNKAFITTSFDGISWTDRSDATKTGFRVVVIDANDSEYVAMGGAGDIYTSDDRGVSWDYRTYGTTKALRDVAWNGSGLFVAVGLGGAIQTSSDGVTWTIQTSGTNSDLNKVDYLNNQFIAVGKNGTILTSGNGTEWTARTSGTLRELKGISYDGSRYVVVGGDDSYIPDSPKPIIITSQVGTAWIPATHDSNIPFRTVAHGNGIFIALTEYGRVYKSEDGTSWSAIGYLGSIGTQYPMDMIYAGSKFIAVGGYGEIYLSTDNGASWTTIESDLVGYLRAVTYGGGNFVAAGENGNIIASADGGTTWLLQPSGLTPNPYFNLHDDAELYGVVAGGGSFVAVGYNGVTLQTESFSISNDADAHDVTIAKSRLIIGNILGSGSNYNEDNIVANMNLVTSWAQDTIISWCSSKPEYIAENGTVTRPSFGTGDRVVYLTATISKGSASDTKTFMVNVIAHPDPDIQIAEQAVAALTFNVVKGDNTAENNIRSHLNLITDGDNGTSVSWTSNKPQYIDATTGAVTRPTEGTSDQAVTLTATVTKGAVTRTRNFYLTVKVQLSPDAQAVADDSEALTFEAIRGSNTFSSSIMYNLNLITSGVNETTISWSSDNQCIDPATGMVIRPVGDSNEPVTLTATISKGSASTTKTFYLAVKSWYIGNVAAITINSQPDDLTYIAGEPLDLTGLAVTLTYNDDTSLNVGYDDFIYMGVDVSPEHGATLTVADHHGKPVVVTCNGQSADTENLTVTEISGDNACTIGTIGYATLDAALAAVDPGETATIRLLTDITYIGELVIDDKTIVFDLGNHDLTIDNSANAGSGTGLSVTGGHVSISPASTGSLFVTGWKLGVYVKGTGSTGSASAAVTGAAATGMGPISTGPGPSGSYGCYAEEGGNIVVNGNVIGNYGGVDADGRGVTGGEPVRSSVTVNGNVTTPLYDPDPDPRNSFGGTFAVSAGLYGSVTVNGSVRGYTGIYSSSNYSTIVVNGNVVGSRGIYCSNVGSSVQVTGNVTAERTGVQVGGGANVVIAGNVTAGQWGAMANNGIITIEGTLTAPGLQYARINNSTKGINDYITEGSYYRYGGVIGGTSHIVRVKGTVDYGPALTNPGYPTVQTNAVTDVTPTSATLSGNVISDGGEQVIWRGFIYGTSPDITTPSVLRARTLVVAEGGGAGPFIYVLTGLTPGTTYYVSAYGKSNQGSSTIGTTSDVSFTTPLSLTDEGKVAADKAALTFDVIKRSNTAGDNIVSDLNLITSGANETTISWASNSNYIAANGTVTRPAQGAIDETVTLTATISKGSFSDTKPFTLTVKAKTVLDVDGIAIKTQPADLTYTAGESLDLTGLVVTLTYNDQSTLDVGYEDFTYIDITANPPHGATLSVSAHNNRPVTITCNGKTTTTGNLTVTSSGNSGNQGNSGGGSTPPVRPANPIEEAISNAINENQEQVDITVTEDTSEVLLSEQALSDIRSNNISLNLQYSGLQLEVPSSSIPGTENEGDISINAAPISDTNVLDTLYVMAPDGRAVGIGYNVDINRIVNGNTEPITQLNDNITLTFNLSQEDVEGIDPASLRVYKLDEATGNLVELGGEYLPDQNAVRVSTNHLCKFIIMGNTANERLYGSDRYGTAAAISRKGWDKSDNIILASGEDYPDALTGVVLAGLYDAPVLLTGKDSLNNEALKEIERLKAKKIYIIGGPGAISENIELKLKVNYDVERIYGSDRYKTAIAAGSKGRQAKMTDTAILATGLDFPDAMAIAPFAAKEGTPILYTSKDSLNTDTEKALKDWKIKKVILTGGTGVISAAVENYVRSNLNIQVIRLGGSDRYLTSLEIAKYYGQIYDYEGIVIATGGLFADALAGGALAVRENCPVLLVRRDEISGDMLKYISSLKMKKYYILGGPGAVSDGIKKNIK, via the coding sequence ATGAAGCTTAAACTTAAAAAAATGTTGTCCATGTTTTTAGTCTTATGCCTTGTAATGGCCTTGGTGCCTGCCAGTATAACAACTGCAATGGCGGCAGAAAATGATGTTTGTGAAATTGATGGTATTTCATATGGAACTCTCGGCGAGGCACTGGCAGCAAGGACTGCAGTTACAACACCGACAACTATTACGCTGCTTGACGACATCGAGTACAGTGTTGCTATTGCCGTTGACGGCAAAGACATCACCTTTGAATTAAACGGCCATACACTGAATGTCAATGCGGCTGGGACGGCACTTGAGGTAACAAACGGCGCCAATGTAGCTTTAACGGGCACAGGTGAATTCAACGTCACCGGTACTGCGTACGGAGTGAAAGCGGCAGATGGCGCCACAGCTGTTGTGACTAATGCAACGGCAGAAGGCGGTACAGGCGCATATGCAGAAGCCGGCGGAGAGATCACCGTAAACGGCGATGCAGAGGGCTATGCTATGGGAGCTTACTCCAATGGTGCAGATAGTACGGTTTTCATTTTAGGAGATGCAATAGCAACCGGCATAGGTAACAGCGGTGTTAAGGCTGCCGCCGGAGGAAGCATTACTATAGGCAAAGATGTGGAAGGTATAAGTTATGGCACCTATGCCGAAGGTACAGGCTCTGTTATTACAGTTACCGGCAATGTCAAAGCATCTGGTGCTTCCGGCACAGGTGCATATGCTGAAGACGGCGGAAAAATTACTATTGACGGCACAGTCACTGCGAATAACTATATTATGGTAGACAATATTTCAAAGAACCAAGAAGATTGTGAAGCCACCAGCAATAATCCTGGCTATCTCACCTACACAGGAGGAACAAGCACCGTGTGGGTGAAGGAAATCATATCCAGGTTTATAACCGATATAGATATTGCTGCCCCACCAAAATTAATTTACACAGAGGGAGAAACCCTTGACTTAAGTGACCTTATTGTAACACTGACCTATAGTGACGGTTCTACCATGAATGTAGCCTATGAAGATTTCGTCTATATGGGTATCACAGCCAGTCCGGACCATGAAGCCCCGCTGTCGGCAGCCACCCATCATAACCAACCGGTGGCAGTGACTTATGGCACATATGCCGCATACACCGACAATTTGACGGTGACAGCAGCGTCCTCAGGCAATATCTGCCAAGTCGTCGGAGGCAGCAGCTACACATCGCTAGCTGCAGCTCTGGCTGAGGTGCCGGATAATACTCCGACTACCATTATCCTGTTGGAAGACATTGACCATCTCATCGCCGATAATAATGGTCTTGTCATATCCGAAAAGGAATTGATCCTGGATTTAAACGAAAATACACTGAATATCAGTAATACGTTGGGACCGGGGCTTGTTATCCAGAACACTTCCGATGTAAACGTAACGGGCCAGGGACTTCTGACCATTGCTTCAAAAGGCCCAGGACTATCTGTATCCCAATGCGCGTTTACCACCTCGGCGGATACGGCAGTAAATATCTGTTCCGATGACGATGTAGGAGTTTCCGCCAATGGAAGTACCGTCATGCTTAACGGCAATGTGACGGGAGATACAGCCGGCATCTATGCAGATTCGGATAATACCATAACTGTTTCCGGTACCGTCACGTCAACTACAGCAGGCACGTTCTTTAACCACGCTGTTTGGCTTCAGAATACGGGTAACACAGTGAACGTAGGCAACGCCGTGGTCTCCTCGGGTCAGGGAGCCGGGATATTTATCAGCCAAAACGGAGGAGGAGACGTAACGGTTGGCAGTGAAACTGCACCCGGCCAGGTCACCGGCCAGAGTGACGGCATTTGGACTCAGACAGTGACGGAACCGTCCACGGTTACGGTTTACGGTGATGTACAGGGTGTCCTAAGAGGGCTCTTTGTCACCGACGACTGTGACATTAAAATCTATGGCGACGTAAGTTCCACTTCGCCAAATGCCGATAGTTACGGAGTATACGGTTTTTATAACAGCAGCAATGATACCGGCGGTATCCTGGTTGAAGGAGACGTCCAAGGTGTTAACGGTATCTTTGTCCACGGCGGCCAAGTCGAAGCAAGCGTGGGCGGTAATGTGACAGCATCAGGCAGCAGTATTGACGACAATACAGGCGCCTATGCCAGCTATGCCAAGCTGTATATCAGCGGCAGCGTAACCGCCGCCGGCTGCACTGGGGTTTGCTCCTTTGAAAACTCGGAAATTACTGTGGACGGTACGGTTTCAGCCGCCAACTATGTCAGGATCAAATACGAGGATAAGGCTGCCGGAGATAACGACACCTCCAGTACAAATCCGGGATATCTTCAATACTCCAGCGGAGATGCTTTTGCCTGGATAAAGGATAATCTGCCTCCTACCGGCGCCGCGGTCTGGAGTTACCGCAGCCCCTTGCCCGCCCCAAATATTATGGAAAACGCGATATTTATCAACGGCAAATACATGGCTGTAGGTTATAGCGGGACACTGATCACTTCCCCAGACGGCATAACCTGGCAAAAAGTCGACGTCGGGACGGATACCGACCGTCTGACCGATATCGCTTACGGGAACGGAAAATATGTCATCGCTGCCACTGCCGGCGATTATGTGGCCCGGATCTACACCTCCGAAGACGGACTAAGCTGGAATGAGACTGCGGCAGTTCCCCATCATTGGCTCTATGGTGTGACTTACGGGGACGACGGATTTGTAGCCGTAGGGAAAGCCGGGAAAATCCTCCGTTCTGACGATGGGGAGAACTGGGATGTCATAACGGTGAATCCCATGAGGTTTACTCTCCTGTCGGTCGTCTATGCCGACGGTAAATATGTGGCTGCAGGCATGGGATCTCAATCGAATTATCCCAAGGGCGGCATCATGACCTCCGACGACGGGGAAACCTGGACGGAAACGCATACCCATTCTGCATACACCTTATGGGATATCACTAACGGCAGGGGAACCTTTGTGGCCGTGGGCGGGGCGTCCTCCGGCAGTTACTACATTTGCACCTCTCCCGACGGCGTAACCTGGACCCAGCGCAGTAGTTTCGGGTCGTCCTATGCCCAGCTTTTATCGGTTAACTACGACAGCGGCATCGGTAGATTTATTGCCGTTGGCAGTACGAACTCCGGCGGGTCGAGCGGGTCCAATAAGGCTTTTATTACTACTTCATTCGATGGGATCAGCTGGACTGACAGATCAGATGCGACAAAAACAGGTTTCAGAGTGGTTGTCATCGACGCCAACGACTCTGAGTATGTGGCGATGGGCGGCGCAGGAGATATCTATACCTCCGATGACAGGGGAGTAAGCTGGGATTACCGGACCTATGGAACAACCAAAGCCCTGCGGGACGTGGCCTGGAACGGCAGCGGTCTGTTTGTGGCGGTGGGCCTTGGAGGGGCGATTCAAACCTCATCCGACGGCGTGACCTGGACCATTCAAACTTCGGGAACCAACTCCGATCTCAATAAAGTTGATTATCTGAACAATCAATTTATAGCTGTGGGCAAAAACGGAACCATCCTCACTTCAGGGAATGGCACGGAATGGACCGCTCGGACCTCCGGGACTCTAAGAGAACTGAAGGGGATCTCTTACGACGGCAGCCGGTATGTTGTAGTTGGGGGAGATGACTCTTATATACCGGACAGCCCTAAACCGATCATCATTACCTCGCAGGTCGGTACTGCCTGGATCCCGGCTACCCATGATTCCAATATACCATTTCGAACGGTAGCGCATGGAAACGGGATCTTTATAGCCCTTACGGAATACGGACGGGTATACAAATCCGAAGATGGAACAAGTTGGAGTGCAATCGGTTATTTAGGCTCCATCGGAACCCAATACCCTATGGATATGATCTATGCCGGCAGTAAATTTATAGCGGTAGGCGGCTATGGGGAAATATACCTGTCTACCGATAACGGAGCAAGCTGGACCACCATTGAAAGCGATTTGGTCGGTTATCTTCGGGCCGTTACCTACGGCGGCGGAAATTTCGTAGCCGCAGGAGAAAACGGCAATATCATTGCTTCAGCCGACGGAGGAACGACCTGGCTCCTGCAGCCGTCAGGCCTGACACCCAATCCTTATTTCAACCTGCATGACGATGCCGAGCTGTACGGTGTCGTGGCCGGCGGCGGCAGCTTTGTGGCAGTGGGCTATAACGGGGTTACTCTCCAAACTGAAAGCTTCAGCATTTCCAACGATGCCGACGCCCACGACGTTACCATAGCAAAATCGCGCCTGATCATCGGTAATATTCTGGGAAGCGGAAGCAATTACAACGAAGATAATATTGTGGCAAATATGAACCTGGTCACCAGCTGGGCCCAAGATACCATCATCAGCTGGTGCAGCAGCAAACCGGAGTATATCGCAGAAAACGGCACTGTAACCCGCCCGTCCTTCGGCACCGGCGACCGGGTGGTTTACCTGACCGCCACCATCAGCAAGGGATCGGCCAGCGACACCAAAACTTTCATGGTAAACGTGATAGCCCACCCCGATCCTGATATCCAAATCGCGGAACAGGCCGTTGCAGCCCTGACCTTCAACGTGGTTAAAGGCGACAATACCGCGGAAAACAACATCAGATCCCACTTGAACCTTATCACAGACGGAGACAACGGCACTTCCGTCAGCTGGACCAGCAACAAGCCGCAGTACATTGATGCAACAACCGGCGCAGTAACCCGTCCGACTGAGGGAACCAGTGACCAGGCGGTTACACTGACTGCTACCGTCACCAAGGGGGCAGTTACGCGTACCAGAAACTTCTATCTGACTGTAAAAGTCCAGCTAAGTCCGGATGCCCAGGCTGTAGCAGACGACAGTGAGGCCCTGACCTTTGAGGCTATCAGGGGAAGCAATACTTTTTCAAGCAGCATCATGTATAACCTGAATCTAATCACCAGCGGGGTAAATGAGACCACCATCAGCTGGTCCAGCGACAACCAATGTATTGATCCAGCTACCGGAATGGTAATCCGCCCCGTTGGGGATTCTAATGAACCGGTAACCCTTACCGCCACCATCAGCAAGGGATCGGCCAGCACTACCAAGACCTTTTACCTGGCAGTCAAGTCCTGGTATATAGGGAATGTAGCTGCTATAACTATCAACAGTCAGCCGGATGATTTAACGTACATTGCCGGAGAGCCCCTGGATCTCACCGGACTGGCAGTTACCCTGACCTATAATGACGACACCAGCCTGAACGTGGGTTATGATGATTTCATTTACATGGGCGTCGACGTCAGCCCGGAGCATGGGGCCACGCTCACGGTGGCGGACCACCATGGAAAGCCGGTTGTTGTGACCTGCAACGGGCAGAGTGCTGACACAGAAAATTTGACCGTAACAGAAATATCAGGAGATAACGCCTGCACCATCGGCACCATCGGCTACGCCACCCTGGATGCGGCACTTGCAGCTGTGGATCCAGGTGAAACGGCGACCATCAGGCTGCTCACCGACATCACCTATATAGGCGAACTTGTAATTGATGACAAAACTATTGTATTTGACCTTGGAAATCATGACTTAACCATAGATAATTCCGCTAATGCGGGCAGCGGCACGGGCCTATCCGTAACCGGCGGCCATGTAAGCATAAGCCCTGCAAGTACTGGATCCCTCTTTGTGACAGGCTGGAAGCTCGGCGTATATGTTAAGGGCACCGGCTCGACAGGCAGTGCGTCGGCAGCTGTGACCGGGGCGGCGGCCACCGGTATGGGTCCGATATCCACCGGTCCCGGCCCGTCAGGCAGCTATGGCTGCTATGCCGAGGAAGGCGGAAACATTGTGGTCAACGGCAATGTCATAGGCAACTATGGCGGCGTGGATGCCGACGGTCGCGGCGTCACTGGCGGCGAACCCGTGAGGAGCAGCGTGACGGTCAACGGAAATGTCACCACCCCCCTCTACGATCCCGATCCGGATCCCCGCAACAGCTTCGGCGGAACCTTTGCCGTATCCGCAGGGCTTTACGGGAGTGTGACGGTCAACGGCAGCGTCCGGGGATATACCGGAATATATTCCTCTTCCAATTACTCAACCATTGTGGTTAACGGCAACGTCGTGGGAAGCCGGGGGATATACTGCAGCAATGTTGGAAGCAGTGTGCAGGTTACCGGCAATGTTACCGCTGAACGTACCGGCGTGCAAGTTGGCGGCGGTGCAAACGTCGTGATTGCGGGCAACGTTACAGCCGGACAATGGGGCGCAATGGCCAACAATGGCATCATCACCATCGAAGGTACGCTGACCGCGCCTGGACTGCAGTATGCGCGAATAAACAATTCAACGAAAGGGATCAATGATTACATCACCGAGGGATCTTATTATAGATATGGAGGCGTTATTGGCGGTACCAGCCACATTGTTCGTGTGAAAGGAACTGTCGATTACGGACCGGCCCTCACCAACCCCGGTTATCCTACCGTCCAAACTAACGCTGTAACGGATGTCACGCCCACCAGCGCGACGCTTTCCGGCAATGTCATCTCGGATGGCGGGGAGCAGGTTATCTGGCGCGGTTTTATCTACGGTACTTCGCCAGATATAACAACTCCAAGCGTCCTGAGGGCCCGCACCCTTGTAGTAGCTGAAGGCGGCGGCGCCGGTCCATTTATTTATGTCCTTACCGGGTTAACTCCCGGCACCACCTACTATGTGTCTGCCTATGGCAAAAGCAATCAGGGCAGCAGCACTATAGGGACGACGAGCGACGTATCCTTCACCACACCGCTATCCTTGACTGACGAAGGAAAAGTCGCAGCAGATAAGGCAGCCTTGACCTTCGACGTGATTAAAAGAAGCAATACGGCTGGGGATAACATCGTTTCCGACCTAAATCTGATTACCAGTGGGGCTAATGAAACCACTATCAGCTGGGCCAGCAACTCAAACTATATCGCAGCTAATGGCACAGTAACCCGTCCTGCCCAAGGTGCAATTGATGAGACAGTTACCCTGACAGCTACAATTAGCAAGGGATCGTTCAGTGATACCAAGCCCTTCACACTAACGGTCAAGGCTAAAACCGTGCTTGATGTAGACGGCATAGCCATTAAGACCCAGCCGGCTGATTTAACTTACACAGCCGGAGAATCCCTGGACCTTACCGGCCTGGTGGTAACCTTGACCTATAATGATCAATCAACATTAGACGTGGGCTACGAGGACTTTACCTACATTGATATTACCGCCAATCCGCCTCATGGGGCCACACTGTCAGTATCAGCCCACAACAACCGGCCGGTGACGATAACCTGCAATGGTAAAACCACTACGACCGGTAATCTGACAGTAACATCTTCCGGCAACTCGGGTAATCAGGGCAATTCAGGAGGCGGTTCAACTCCACCGGTACGTCCTGCAAATCCCATTGAAGAAGCTATATCAAATGCCATAAATGAGAATCAGGAACAGGTAGATATAACCGTAACAGAAGACACCAGCGAAGTTCTCTTAAGTGAGCAAGCCCTTTCTGATATCAGGAGCAATAATATATCATTGAACCTGCAGTATTCCGGGCTGCAGTTGGAAGTCCCATCCAGTTCAATTCCCGGGACTGAAAATGAGGGCGATATATCAATAAATGCAGCACCCATATCGGATACTAATGTCCTTGACACTCTATATGTCATGGCTCCTGACGGAAGGGCGGTAGGTATAGGCTATAACGTAGATATAAACCGAATAGTAAATGGTAATACAGAGCCTATAACACAACTTAATGATAATATCACCCTTACCTTCAATTTAAGCCAGGAAGATGTGGAGGGTATAGACCCGGCTTCACTTAGAGTTTATAAATTGGATGAAGCAACAGGAAACCTTGTGGAACTTGGAGGAGAGTATTTGCCTGATCAAAATGCTGTAAGAGTAAGCACAAATCATCTGTGTAAATTCATTATTATGGGCAATACAGCAAATGAGCGCCTCTATGGTAGTGACAGGTATGGTACGGCAGCAGCCATAAGCCGGAAAGGATGGGATAAATCAGATAATATAATACTTGCCAGCGGAGAAGATTATCCTGATGCCCTGACAGGAGTTGTACTCGCCGGACTTTACGATGCACCAGTTCTTCTTACCGGAAAGGACAGCCTTAATAATGAAGCCCTCAAAGAAATAGAACGTTTAAAAGCAAAGAAAATATACATCATTGGAGGTCCTGGAGCAATATCTGAAAACATAGAGCTTAAGCTGAAAGTAAATTATGATGTAGAAAGAATATATGGAAGTGACAGGTATAAGACTGCTATTGCCGCAGGCAGCAAAGGAAGACAGGCTAAAATGACGGATACCGCCATTTTAGCCACGGGCCTAGATTTTCCTGATGCAATGGCAATAGCGCCTTTTGCAGCAAAGGAAGGAACTCCTATACTTTACACGTCAAAAGACAGTTTAAATACCGACACAGAAAAAGCACTGAAGGACTGGAAAATAAAGAAGGTTATACTAACCGGAGGCACAGGAGTGATATCGGCTGCCGTGGAAAACTATGTAAGAAGTAACCTGAATATTCAAGTGATCCGACTGGGCGGGAGCGACAGGTATTTAACATCTCTGGAGATTGCAAAATACTACGGGCAGATTTACGACTATGAAGGCATAGTCATTGCAACAGGAGGCTTATTTGCAGATGCCCTTGCAGGAGGAGCTTTGGCGGTAAGAGAAAATTGTCCGGTACTTTTAGTGCGCAGGGATGAGATATCAGGGGATATGTTAAAATATATCAGCAGTCTAAAAATGAAAAAATATTATATTCTAGGCGGTCCGGGCGCAGTCTCCGACGGTATAAAGAAAAACATTAAATAA